The genomic stretch CTAAGTGATCGATCCGCGTGTGATAGTTGATGAGTTGAACTTGGATATGTATACAAATTAGTAGTTGATGAGTTCCTAAACATTCGCGCATAAACAATTTCCCCTATTGACATGCCACCGGGGCTTAGCATAGGTTCGGTCATATAAGGTTGATATGTTGGAGACTGTAGTGAATGATTTCGATGGTGAAGTTGTTGTGATGGAATTGAATCAGTAGTTCCTATTAGTCCGTGACTCCTACATCTCGGACTAGGAGGTCTTTGTGGTATGACTATACCAAAATTCAAGGCCTTATTTTCAGATGTTTTTGTAGCTTGACCGCGAGCATAGAGTGGAATCAATGTTTTTTGTGAGACTTCAGCTTTGCAAACAGGGCAATTTGGCTGTTGGTTATCGATGTTCTCTGATGAAATGGTCTTAAAATGTATCCATTTGTAGATGCAAGGCCAACAATAGAGGTGACCACATAATGTAACAACAGGATCATGTACAACATCCAGGCAAATGTTGCACTCGAAACCTCCANNAGCCCGTGACTCCTACATCTCGGACTAGGAGGTCTTTGTGGTATGACTATACCAAGATTCAGGGCATTGCCTGATGTTTTTGTAGCCTGACCGTGACCATAGAGTGGAATCAATGTTTTTTGTGAGACTTCAGCTTTGCAAACAGGGCATTTTGGCTGTTGATTATCGATGTTCTCTGATGAAATGGTCTTAAAATGTATCCATTTGTAGATGCAAGGCCAACAATAGAGGTGACCACATAATGTAACAACAGGATCATGTACAAGATCCAGGCAAATGTTGCACTCGAAACCTCCAGGTGAATTTTCTTCAAGTTTATCAAGATCAATTGTCTTCAATTTATCCATAGGAATATCACGTTCATCAAAGGTAGTTTCTGCTATTTGGTCTTGGAAAAGCTGCTCTAAGGCCATATTTTACCTCCTGATTTGACTCTCTGTTTGCTAATATAAACATATGCCAAGACAAACAAGATCAGATTGATTTCAGGATAAGACAGATGAATCGCTGCATAAATAATAGAGTTTTCCTATGTGTGTACCCACTCAACAACCATCCAATGAAAACCATAAGCCTCTGATGAGTCGGAGATTTTAGACTCATTTGAGGTTAATAGTTCACCAAATAGTTTCCTCGATGTCATTTTATGTTCATTTATAATAGATAAATTGTTAAATTGCACCTATGAAGGGTTAAGGACAGTAGAGAGCgaaaaaaagccaaaaaaaaactaaaagtagaGGAAATAGTGAAGGAGTCAAAAAATGATTTATCAAAATAGGATGTTGCTAACAAGTTTTagttaaaacaaagaaaacaacatGTAAGGTTAGCTAGCTAGGTAgctataaattaaaaaaagtagttCAACTCATCTATTTCTAGCTCTATTGCTCAGACTCTATGTCAATAGGTACGTatcagatcctccaaaagtagtgcattttttggagaaacaaacacaaaacaacaTAGATCTTTATGTAACACAaagatttgattatttttttccaagaaaattGAAGGTTGCTTTCAAGTATGTTCAAACAGAgttaacaaaaaagaaaacagatataaagatttaaaatatcaagaaaatacatacccaaataataatttgtaaaagAGGTGAAATTGGAAGCTTGAAAGATGAAAGAAAATGTTTGAGGTGAGCTCTATATATAGTGGTTTTTGGAGACACGCCTATACATACAAGTTTTCTATATGTATAGGAAATTTATCGtgtacaaattaaaatataatactaataaagTTATTACAAGTAAAGGGAAAGCAATGAACTCTTTCGTACTAGTAGTTGTAGTATTGTTCTTGTGGTTATTTGTTCTTTGATTTATGTTATCATTGGtccatattttatatttgtctcttaaaatatcttaatatatgtaaattattaatttaactagaattcaaaaataacttttaagaaattaaaatcataaatttataaacttctaattttttctataaaattggATATTGTTGAATATTGAGCATCTCTAGAACTTATTCTCAAAAATTTATTCAAAGTTTATGATATGACGTGGTTGGAGTTGAAAACACTCAATTTTCCAAGATTTTGTgtggaaaaaaaatgttttcttttgtggaatatatataaggaaaaagatgaaataCATTTTGGATTCGTGTTTCATCATCATTTATGGGTTAATACTTTATGTGTGACTGctaattattttacttcttccgtttaaatttgtttatcttattttgatttgatacgaAAGGAAATTATGCCTGTTTAATCAACCAAAAAAGTCCAATAGCATCTTGTAGCCCCTACATCAACAACAACCAACCATCTTGTAAGATCTGTGTACATTCTACTCTCTTTGTACCTCTCTTGTGGTTATTAATTGATTGGGTCTAGTTTTTATCAGtaattgttaaagaatgacaaaagtcccacatcggtggttaatgatatgagtggactccttataaggcttgggcaatcctcctccctttgagctagcttttgtggtgtgagttaggcctaagacctaatttaacatggtatcagagcagg from Solanum stenotomum isolate F172 unplaced genomic scaffold, ASM1918654v1 scaffold32769, whole genome shotgun sequence encodes the following:
- the LOC125852180 gene encoding E3 ubiquitin-protein ligase RMA1H1-like, whose translation is MALEQLFQDQIAETTFDERDIPMDKLKTIDLDKLEENSPGGFECNICLDLVHDPVVTLCGHLYCWPCIYKWIHFKTISSENIDNQQPKCPVCKAEVSQKTLIPLYGHGQATKTSGNALNLGIVIPQRPPSPRCRSHGLXEVSRTTDSIPSQQLHHRNHSLQSPTYQPYMTEPMLSPGGMSIGEIVYARMFRNSSTTNLYTYPSSTHQLSHADRSLSRVCFFLCCCLVTCLLLF